CTTGGTCATTAGGCGATTTTATCAGTGCCGCCAACGGCAGCAACCGCATCAGCCAAGGCTCGGGCGGCGGTTTCTAGTTCGGCTTCGGTGGTGTGGTGTGAAAAACTGAATCTAATTGCCGTCTGGGCCAACTCGGCGTCGAATCCCATGGCGGTCAAAACATGAGATGGCTCATCGCTGCCAGCAGCGCAGGCAGATCCGCTAGAGACGATTACCTCGCGACGTTCCAGCTCAAGCAGCAGGGCCTCACCGCTCAATCCGGGTACGCAAAAAGAGGCAATGCTTGGTAGGCGAATGCTTGGGTGCCCGGTCAAAATTGCGGTTGGTACCAGGTCTTGAACCTGCCCGATAAACCGATCTCGGGCTGCTTCGATACGCGGAACCTCAGCGTTTTGCCTAGTCAAAATCTTGACGGCGGTGGCCAAGGCCACAGCCCAGGCCACATTCTCGGTACCCGAACGGCGACCGTTCTCTTGCCCTCCACCGTGCAACAGTGGTTCAACCGCAAGCCGGCCTCGAATGTAGGTTGCGCCTGACCCCTTAGGTGCCCCAAGTTTGTGGCCAGAAACCGTCAGTGCATCCACGCCCAGTTCGGCAACATTGCAGTCCAGCCAAGCGGCAGCCTGCACGGCATCGGTGTGAAAAGCAGCCCCAACCTCGTGAGCCAGTGCAGCCAGGCGAGAGATGGGGTGAATTGTGCCGACCTCATTATTTGCCATCATGAGGGTGACCAGCGTGGTGTCTAGCCGCAGCGCGGTTTTGAGCTCGGCTAAAGAGATGCAGCCCTGAAGATCAACGCTCAACCAGGTGACTTCAAATTTGTGATGCCGAACCAGATACTCGATGCTCTGCAGTACTGCCTCGTGCTCGGTCGGTGAGCTGACGATGTGCCTGCCGCGCGGATTGGCAAGTGCCAGCCCCTCGATGGCAAGGTTAATGCCTTCGGTGCCACCCGAAGTGAAGATGATTTCACTACCGCGGCAACCCAACCAAGCGGCAACGGCATCGCGCGCTGCCTCAAGCGCCATTCCGGCTCGATGCCCCAGTTCGTGAGTGCTCGACGGATTACCGAATTCTTCGGTTAGCCAAGGCCAGGCTGCCTGCAGCGCTTCTT
This portion of the Rhodoluna limnophila genome encodes:
- a CDS encoding cysteine desulfurase family protein, with protein sequence MIYLDHAATTPVAKEALQAAWPWLTEEFGNPSSTHELGHRAGMALEAARDAVAAWLGCRGSEIIFTSGGTEGINLAIEGLALANPRGRHIVSSPTEHEAVLQSIEYLVRHHKFEVTWLSVDLQGCISLAELKTALRLDTTLVTLMMANNEVGTIHPISRLAALAHEVGAAFHTDAVQAAAWLDCNVAELGVDALTVSGHKLGAPKGSGATYIRGRLAVEPLLHGGGQENGRRSGTENVAWAVALATAVKILTRQNAEVPRIEAARDRFIGQVQDLVPTAILTGHPSIRLPSIASFCVPGLSGEALLLELERREVIVSSGSACAAGSDEPSHVLTAMGFDAELAQTAIRFSFSHHTTEAELETAARALADAVAAVGGTDKIA